A window of Pseudomonas mucidolens contains these coding sequences:
- a CDS encoding PAS domain S-box protein has translation MPNPVDPTPPLPHIHALDPQEAEQRWKNAPQLLAALNAARLGAWSWDINSGQISWSRGTQALFGFDPRQPLSRDLNYLDLLPAEDRSRVIRAFHAVLAGEPVEHAMHHRIQWPDGSLHWLEINGSLLTDKNGQRHMIGVIREITHQREREQALSYSEKRFATLFHLCPNMVLLTRQEDGLITEANQYFESLFGWPVADVIGRTTLELGLWVHAEQRAQLVKATQRKGEPITMEVQFRASNGQVHDGTLSAQKVELDGHDYLISTFLDTTQRKNAEQALKDSQERLDLALDSAQMGTWDWHIPSGMLYGSARAAQLHGLPPHPFHESFDAFFEGMPDEERDNMRHAYRTLREGPAGNYQLTYRVQLEDGSSRYLESRARLYRDENGAPLRMAGTLLDITDQVEREQRLSASEEKFASLFLASPDPICVTSLATGQFIEINPSFTQTFGWTAEELIDQSAEEIGLWDESIQRLQRVEQVIREQALNNVALIVHHKHGQSLTCVIASRLIKVGNQPCIVTTLRDITQQQRSEAALKASEEKFAKAFHSSPDAVSITERDTGRYLEVNDGFCRLTGYRAEEAIGLTLYQIGIWADENQRTALMTELQTNGRVHHLDMLWHNKHGALLAVEVSVEPITLNETPCLLLTARDVSLLKNAQAQIRHLAYHDPLTNLPNRALLMDRLSQQIALLKRHNLRGALLFLDLDHFKHINDSLGHPVGDTVLKIVTARLEASVRTEDTVARLGGDEFVILLSGLEGTRVAVSTQVQALAETLRELLSEPMFLDGERLQVTPSIGVALIPDHGSTPADLLKRADIALYRAKDSGRNAIQMFHNSMQRTASERQRMETDLRLALARGEFSMHYQPQVDARGNHIIGAEALVRWQHPQLGPQSPGEFIKVLEDSGLILEVGTWILDEACAAFAQLIAEGLVDPLSFSLCVNISPRQFHQNDFVERVERSLNRHRIPFTLLKLEITEGIVIQNLDDTISKMRRLKKLGVSFAMDDFGTGYSSLTYLKRLPVDALKIDQSFVRDATHDPNDAEIIRAILAMARSLNLEVIAEGVETLEQLEFLQKLGCYLYQGYLHSRPLPLETFRLTLLEAAAHLRLSE, from the coding sequence ATGCCAAACCCCGTCGACCCCACGCCGCCGCTGCCGCATATCCACGCTCTGGACCCGCAGGAGGCAGAGCAACGCTGGAAAAACGCTCCGCAGCTGTTAGCCGCGCTCAATGCCGCACGGCTGGGCGCCTGGAGCTGGGACATCAATAGCGGGCAGATCAGTTGGTCACGGGGCACCCAGGCGCTGTTCGGTTTTGATCCCCGGCAGCCGCTGTCCAGGGACCTGAACTATCTCGACCTGCTGCCCGCCGAGGACCGGAGCCGGGTCATCCGGGCGTTTCATGCGGTATTGGCGGGGGAACCCGTCGAGCACGCCATGCATCACCGCATTCAATGGCCTGACGGCAGCCTGCACTGGCTGGAAATCAATGGCAGCCTGTTAACCGACAAAAACGGGCAACGCCACATGATCGGCGTGATACGCGAGATCACCCATCAGCGCGAACGTGAACAGGCGCTCAGTTATTCGGAAAAGCGCTTCGCTACATTGTTTCACCTGTGCCCGAACATGGTCCTGCTGACTCGCCAGGAAGATGGCCTGATCACTGAAGCCAACCAGTATTTTGAAAGCCTGTTCGGCTGGCCGGTGGCCGACGTGATTGGGCGTACCACGCTGGAACTGGGCCTGTGGGTGCATGCCGAACAACGCGCACAGCTGGTCAAGGCCACCCAGCGCAAAGGCGAGCCGATCACCATGGAGGTGCAATTTCGCGCCAGTAACGGGCAAGTTCATGACGGCACACTCAGCGCACAAAAAGTCGAGCTGGACGGCCATGATTATCTGATCAGTACGTTTCTCGACACCACTCAACGCAAAAACGCCGAACAAGCCCTCAAGGACAGCCAGGAACGCCTGGACTTGGCCCTCGATTCGGCGCAAATGGGCACCTGGGACTGGCACATCCCCAGCGGGATGCTGTACGGCTCGGCACGCGCGGCACAGTTGCACGGCCTGCCACCACACCCCTTTCATGAGTCCTTCGATGCGTTTTTTGAGGGCATGCCCGATGAGGAACGCGACAACATGCGCCACGCCTATCGCACCCTGCGCGAAGGCCCGGCCGGCAATTACCAGTTGACCTATCGCGTGCAACTGGAGGATGGCAGCTCGCGCTACCTGGAAAGCCGGGCCCGCCTCTATCGGGATGAGAACGGCGCACCGCTGCGCATGGCCGGTACCTTGCTGGACATCACCGACCAAGTGGAACGCGAACAACGCTTGAGTGCCTCCGAGGAAAAGTTTGCCAGCCTGTTCCTCGCCAGTCCCGACCCGATTTGTGTCACCAGCCTGGCAACCGGCCAGTTCATCGAAATCAATCCCAGCTTCACCCAGACCTTCGGCTGGACCGCCGAGGAACTTATCGACCAAAGTGCCGAGGAAATCGGCCTGTGGGATGAATCCATCCAGCGCCTGCAACGCGTTGAACAGGTGATCCGGGAGCAGGCGCTGAACAACGTTGCGCTTATCGTCCATCACAAGCACGGTCAAAGCCTGACCTGCGTGATTGCCAGTCGCCTGATCAAGGTGGGCAACCAGCCATGCATCGTTACCACCCTGCGGGACATCACCCAGCAACAGCGCTCGGAAGCCGCGCTCAAAGCCAGCGAAGAGAAATTCGCCAAGGCATTCCATTCGAGTCCCGACGCCGTGTCTATCACCGAACGCGATACCGGGCGTTATCTGGAAGTCAATGATGGTTTCTGTCGATTGACCGGTTACCGAGCGGAAGAAGCCATTGGTCTGACGCTCTACCAGATCGGCATCTGGGCGGACGAAAACCAGCGCACGGCGTTAATGACAGAGTTGCAAACCAACGGGCGTGTTCATCACCTGGATATGTTGTGGCACAACAAACACGGGGCATTGCTGGCGGTAGAGGTGTCGGTGGAGCCGATTACCCTCAATGAAACCCCTTGCCTGCTGCTGACCGCTCGAGACGTGAGCCTGCTGAAAAACGCCCAGGCGCAGATCCGTCACCTGGCCTACCACGACCCGCTGACCAACCTGCCCAATCGCGCATTATTGATGGACCGCCTGAGCCAGCAGATCGCCTTGCTCAAGCGCCATAACTTACGCGGCGCATTGTTGTTTCTCGACCTTGACCACTTCAAGCACATCAACGACTCACTCGGCCATCCGGTGGGCGACACCGTACTGAAAATTGTCACCGCACGCCTGGAAGCCAGCGTGCGCACGGAGGACACGGTTGCACGCCTGGGGGGTGATGAGTTCGTGATACTGCTGAGCGGCCTGGAAGGTACGCGGGTGGCCGTCAGCACCCAGGTTCAGGCGCTGGCCGAGACCCTGCGCGAATTGCTCTCCGAACCGATGTTTCTCGATGGCGAGCGTTTGCAGGTCACCCCCAGCATTGGCGTCGCGCTGATTCCCGATCACGGCTCCACCCCGGCGGACCTGCTCAAACGTGCAGATATTGCCTTGTATCGGGCCAAGGACTCGGGTCGTAACGCCATCCAGATGTTCCATAACAGCATGCAACGTACAGCCAGCGAACGGCAGCGCATGGAAACCGACTTGCGCCTGGCACTTGCACGTGGCGAGTTCAGCATGCACTACCAGCCGCAAGTGGATGCACGCGGTAATCACATCATCGGCGCCGAGGCGCTGGTGCGTTGGCAACATCCACAGCTTGGGCCGCAATCACCGGGCGAATTTATCAAGGTGCTCGAGGACAGCGGCCTGATCCTCGAGGTAGGCACCTGGATTCTCGACGAAGCTTGCGCAGCTTTTGCACAATTGATTGCCGAAGGCCTTGTAGACCCGTTGAGCTTCAGCCTGTGCGTCAATATCAGCCCCCGACAGTTTCATCAGAACGATTTTGTCGAACGAGTGGAACGCAGCCTGAACCGTCATCGGATACCGTTCACCTTGCTGAAGCTGGAAATCACCGAAGGCATTGTGATCCAGAACCTGGACGACACCATCAGCAAAATGCGCCGCCTGAAAAAACTTGGCGTCAGTTTTGCCATGGATGACTTCGGCACAGGTTATTCGTCATTGACCTACCTTAAGCGCCTGCCGGTGGATGCGCTGAAGATTGATCAGTCGTTTGTACGCGACGCGACGCATGACCCCAATGATGCCGAAATCATTCGCGCCATCCTGGCCATGGCCCGCAGCCTGAACCTTGAAGTGATTGCCGAAGGCGTCGAAACCCTCGAACAACTGGAGTTCCTGCAAAAGCTGGGTTGCTACCTGTATCAGGGCTATTTGCACAGCAGGCCACTGCCACTGGAAACCTTCAGGTTAACGCTGCTGGAAGCCGCCGCTCACCTGCGCCTGAGCGAGTGA
- the leuB gene encoding 3-isopropylmalate dehydrogenase, whose product MSKQILILPGDGIGPEIMAEAVKVLELANDKYSLGFELSHDVIGGAAIDKHGVPLADETLERARAADAVLLGAVGGPKWDKIERDIRPERGLLKIRAQLGLFGNLRPAILYPQLADASSLKPEVVAGLDILIVRELTGGIYFGSPRGVRELENGERQAYDTLPYSESEIRRIARVGFDMARVRGKKVCSVDKANVLASSQLWREIVEQVAQDYPDVELSHMYVDNAAMQLVRAPKQFDVIVTDNLFGDILSDQASMLTGSIGMLPSASLDTHNKGMYEPCHGSAPDIAGQGIANPLATILSVSMMLRYSFNLADAADAIEKAVSLVLDQGLRTGDIWSSGCTKVGTQEMGDAVVAALRNL is encoded by the coding sequence ATGAGCAAGCAGATTCTGATTCTTCCAGGCGACGGTATTGGTCCGGAAATCATGGCCGAAGCGGTCAAGGTCCTGGAACTGGCCAATGACAAATACAGCCTGGGCTTCGAGTTGAGCCACGATGTGATCGGCGGCGCGGCCATCGACAAACACGGCGTGCCCTTGGCCGATGAAACCCTGGAACGGGCTCGCGCGGCCGACGCTGTGCTGCTGGGGGCCGTGGGCGGCCCGAAATGGGACAAGATCGAGCGTGACATCCGTCCTGAGCGCGGCCTGCTGAAAATCCGTGCGCAACTGGGGCTATTCGGCAACTTGCGCCCGGCGATTCTCTACCCGCAGTTGGCTGACGCCTCGAGCCTGAAGCCGGAAGTGGTAGCGGGCCTGGATATCCTGATCGTCCGTGAGCTGACCGGCGGCATCTACTTCGGCTCGCCACGTGGCGTGCGCGAATTGGAAAATGGCGAGCGCCAGGCCTACGACACACTGCCGTACAGCGAAAGCGAAATCCGGCGCATCGCCCGTGTCGGTTTCGACATGGCGCGTGTGCGTGGCAAGAAAGTCTGCTCGGTGGACAAGGCCAACGTATTGGCGTCCAGTCAGTTGTGGCGTGAAATCGTCGAGCAAGTGGCCCAGGACTACCCGGATGTCGAATTGAGCCACATGTATGTCGACAACGCCGCCATGCAACTGGTGCGCGCGCCGAAGCAGTTTGATGTGATCGTCACCGATAACCTGTTCGGCGATATCCTGTCCGACCAGGCGTCGATGCTCACGGGTTCCATCGGCATGCTGCCGTCGGCGTCCCTGGACACCCACAATAAAGGTATGTACGAGCCGTGCCACGGTTCGGCGCCGGACATCGCGGGGCAGGGTATTGCCAACCCGCTGGCGACCATTTTGTCGGTCTCGATGATGCTGCGTTACAGCTTCAATCTGGCGGACGCCGCGGATGCCATCGAGAAAGCCGTGAGCCTGGTGCTTGATCAGGGGTTGCGCACCGGGGACATCTGGTCGTCGGGTTGCACCAAGGTGGGTACGCAGGAAATGGGCGACGCAGTAGTCGCCGCGCTGCGGAATCTGTAA
- the leuC gene encoding 3-isopropylmalate dehydratase large subunit — protein sequence MAGKTLYDKLWDSHEVKRRDDGSSLIYIDRHIIHEVTSPQAFEGLRLAGRKPWRVDSIIATPDHNVPTTPERKGGIEAIADQVSRLQVQTLDDYCDEYGITEFKMNDVRQGIVHVIGPEQGATLPGMTVVCGDSHTSTHGAFGALAHGIGTSEVEHVFATQCLVAKKMKNMRVSVEGQLPFGVTAKDIVLAVIGKIGTAGGNGHAIEFAGSAIRDLSIEGRMTICNMSIEAGARVGMVAADEKTVEYVKGRPFAPQGADWDAAVEAWKDLVSDADAVFDTVVKLDATQIKPQVSWGTSPEMVLAVDQNVPDPAREADLVKRGSIERALKYMGLKANQAITDIQLDRVFIGSCTNSRIEDLRAAAVIAKGRKVASTIKQAIVVPGSGLVKAQAEAEGLDKIFLEAGFEWREPGCSMCLAMNPDRLESGEHCASTSNRNFEGRQGAGGRTHLVSPAMAAAAAVNGRFIDVRELI from the coding sequence ATGGCCGGCAAGACGCTTTACGACAAGCTTTGGGATTCCCATGAAGTGAAACGGCGCGATGACGGGTCGTCGCTGATCTACATCGACCGTCACATCATCCATGAAGTGACCTCGCCACAAGCGTTCGAAGGCCTGCGTCTGGCCGGGCGCAAGCCTTGGCGCGTCGACTCGATCATCGCCACGCCTGACCATAACGTGCCGACCACGCCGGAGCGCAAGGGCGGTATCGAAGCCATTGCCGACCAGGTGTCACGTTTGCAGGTGCAGACGCTCGATGACTATTGCGACGAATACGGCATCACCGAATTCAAGATGAACGACGTGCGTCAGGGCATCGTCCACGTCATCGGACCGGAGCAAGGCGCGACGTTGCCGGGCATGACCGTGGTGTGTGGTGACTCGCACACCTCGACCCACGGCGCATTTGGTGCTCTGGCCCACGGCATCGGCACCTCCGAGGTCGAACATGTGTTCGCCACCCAGTGCCTGGTGGCTAAGAAAATGAAAAACATGCGGGTGTCCGTCGAAGGCCAGTTGCCGTTTGGTGTCACGGCCAAAGACATCGTGCTCGCCGTGATCGGCAAGATCGGCACGGCCGGCGGTAACGGCCACGCCATCGAGTTCGCCGGCAGTGCGATTCGCGACCTGTCCATCGAAGGCCGCATGACCATCTGCAATATGTCGATTGAAGCCGGTGCCCGTGTGGGCATGGTGGCCGCGGACGAAAAAACCGTCGAGTACGTCAAGGGTCGCCCGTTCGCACCGCAAGGCGCCGATTGGGATGCCGCGGTCGAAGCCTGGAAAGACCTGGTCTCCGACGCTGACGCGGTGTTCGATACCGTGGTCAAGCTCGACGCCACCCAGATCAAGCCGCAAGTCAGCTGGGGCACTTCGCCGGAAATGGTCTTGGCGGTTGATCAAAACGTCCCGGATCCGGCTCGGGAAGCTGATCTGGTCAAGCGTGGTTCCATCGAGCGCGCCTTGAAATACATGGGTTTGAAGGCCAATCAGGCGATCACCGACATTCAGTTGGACCGCGTGTTCATCGGCTCCTGCACCAATTCGCGGATCGAGGATCTGCGCGCCGCGGCGGTGATCGCCAAGGGCCGTAAAGTCGCTTCGACCATCAAGCAGGCGATCGTGGTGCCGGGTTCGGGGTTGGTGAAGGCGCAAGCCGAAGCCGAAGGGCTGGACAAGATTTTCCTCGAGGCCGGTTTCGAATGGCGTGAGCCGGGTTGCTCCATGTGTCTTGCGATGAACCCGGACCGCTTGGAGTCGGGCGAACACTGCGCGTCCACGTCCAACCGTAACTTCGAAGGGCGCCAGGGCGCCGGTGGGCGTACCCATCTGGTGAGTCCGGCCATGGCCGCCGCCGCCGCCGTCAACGGTCGTTTCATCGACGTTCGCGAATTGATCTGA
- a CDS encoding class I SAM-dependent methyltransferase, which translates to MTSTAHTQVVQKQFGEQAAAYLSSAVHAQGTEFALLKAELAGQGSARLLDLGCGAGHVSFNVAPLVKDVVAYDLSQQMLDVVTAAALERGLDNITTVRGAAERLPFADDEFDFVFSRYSAHHWSDLGLALREVRRVLKPGGVAAFVDILSPGSPLLDTYLQAVEVLRDTSHVRDYCAGEWMRQLNEAGLHVRSSSRQRLRLEYTSWVERMRTPQVLRSAILALQQAMGQEVRDYFEIEADGSFSSDVLVVWAERQ; encoded by the coding sequence ATGACCAGCACCGCCCACACCCAAGTTGTGCAAAAACAATTCGGCGAACAGGCTGCGGCCTACCTGAGCAGCGCTGTCCACGCTCAAGGCACTGAATTCGCGCTGCTAAAGGCCGAACTGGCCGGGCAGGGCAGTGCGCGACTGCTGGATCTAGGGTGCGGCGCCGGTCATGTGAGCTTCAATGTCGCGCCGCTGGTCAAGGATGTGGTGGCTTACGATCTGTCGCAGCAGATGCTCGATGTGGTCACTGCCGCTGCATTGGAGCGCGGGCTGGATAACATCACCACGGTGCGTGGCGCCGCCGAGCGCCTGCCGTTCGCCGATGACGAGTTCGACTTTGTGTTCAGCCGCTACTCCGCGCATCATTGGAGTGACTTGGGCCTGGCGCTGCGTGAAGTGCGTCGGGTGCTCAAACCCGGCGGCGTGGCGGCATTCGTGGACATCTTGTCGCCGGGCAGCCCGCTGTTGGACACTTACCTGCAAGCGGTCGAAGTGCTGCGCGACACCAGCCATGTGCGCGATTATTGCGCCGGCGAGTGGATGCGCCAACTCAACGAAGCCGGCTTGCACGTGCGCAGCAGCAGTCGCCAGCGCCTGCGCCTGGAATACACGTCCTGGGTCGAACGCATGCGTACCCCGCAGGTCCTGCGCAGCGCGATTCTTGCGTTGCAACAGGCGATGGGCCAGGAAGTCCGCGATTATTTCGAGATTGAAGCCGACGGCTCCTTCAGCAGCGATGTGCTGGTGGTGTGGGCCGAACGCCAGTGA
- a CDS encoding LysR family transcriptional regulator — MDLANLNAFIAIAETGSFSGAGERLHLTQPAISKRIAGLEQQLKVRLFDRLGREVGLTEAGRALLPRAYQILNVLDDTRRALTNLTGEVSGRLTLATSHHIGLHRLPPVLRTFTREYPNVALDIQFLDSEVAYEEILHGRAEVAVITLAPEPHTLVRATAVWDDPLDFVVAPEHSLVSNGKVSLTDIARHPAVFPGGNTFTHHIVHRLFEAQGLTPNIAMSTNYLETIKMMVSIGLAWSVLPRTMLDEQVTSIALPGIQLSRQLGYIVHTERTLSNAARAFMSLLDAQVDPMSV, encoded by the coding sequence ATGGACCTGGCCAATCTCAACGCTTTTATTGCCATCGCCGAAACCGGCAGCTTCTCGGGTGCGGGTGAGCGGCTGCACTTGACTCAACCTGCCATCAGCAAGCGCATTGCAGGGCTGGAGCAGCAATTGAAAGTGCGCCTGTTCGACCGGCTGGGTCGTGAGGTAGGCCTGACGGAGGCCGGGCGCGCCCTTCTGCCCCGCGCCTATCAGATTCTCAATGTGCTGGATGACACCCGCCGCGCCTTGACCAATCTGACCGGGGAAGTCAGCGGTCGCTTGACCCTGGCCACCAGCCACCACATCGGCCTGCATCGCCTGCCGCCCGTCTTGCGCACGTTCACCCGTGAATATCCGAACGTGGCCCTGGATATTCAGTTTCTGGATTCAGAAGTTGCCTATGAAGAAATCCTCCATGGCCGTGCAGAGGTAGCGGTCATTACCCTTGCCCCCGAGCCTCATACGCTGGTCCGGGCCACCGCGGTCTGGGATGACCCGCTGGATTTTGTCGTGGCGCCCGAACACAGCCTGGTCAGCAACGGGAAGGTCAGCCTGACTGATATTGCCCGACACCCGGCGGTATTCCCCGGGGGCAACACGTTTACCCACCATATCGTGCATCGCTTGTTCGAGGCCCAGGGCCTGACGCCCAACATCGCCATGAGCACCAATTACCTGGAAACCATCAAGATGATGGTTTCCATCGGCCTGGCCTGGAGCGTGCTGCCGCGCACCATGCTGGATGAACAGGTGACCAGTATCGCGTTACCGGGCATACAGCTCAGTCGCCAGCTAGGCTATATCGTGCACACCGAAAGGACGCTGTCGAACGCTGCGCGGGCCTTCATGAGCCTACTGGATGCACAGGTCGATCCGATGTCGGTATAA
- the leuD gene encoding 3-isopropylmalate dehydratase small subunit, producing MRAFTQHTGLVAPLDRANVDTDQIIPKQFLKSIKRTGFGPNLFDEWRYLDVGYAYQDNSKRPLNKEFVLNAERYQGASVLLARENFGCGSSREHAPWALEEYGFRSIIAPSYADIFFNNSFKNGLLPIILTDAQVDELFQQVEANVGYQLTVDLAAQTVTRPDGKVYHFEVDAFRKHCLINGLDDIGLTLQDGEAIAAFEAKHRASQPWLFRDA from the coding sequence ATGAGAGCTTTTACCCAACACACAGGTCTTGTAGCGCCGTTGGACCGTGCCAACGTCGACACCGATCAGATCATTCCCAAGCAGTTCCTCAAGTCGATCAAGCGCACCGGTTTTGGTCCTAACCTGTTCGACGAGTGGCGGTACCTGGACGTGGGCTACGCCTACCAGGACAACTCCAAGCGCCCGCTGAACAAGGAATTCGTGCTCAACGCCGAGCGTTACCAGGGCGCCAGCGTGCTGCTGGCCCGGGAAAACTTCGGCTGCGGCTCAAGCCGTGAACACGCACCCTGGGCTCTGGAAGAATATGGCTTTCGCAGCATCATTGCGCCGAGCTATGCCGATATTTTCTTCAATAACAGCTTCAAGAACGGCCTGCTGCCGATCATCTTGACCGATGCGCAAGTGGATGAACTGTTCCAGCAAGTGGAAGCCAATGTGGGCTACCAACTGACTGTCGACCTCGCCGCGCAGACCGTGACCCGACCGGATGGCAAGGTCTACCACTTTGAAGTGGATGCTTTTCGCAAGCATTGCCTAATCAATGGCCTCGACGATATCGGCCTGACCTTGCAGGACGGCGAAGCGATTGCCGCTTTTGAAGCCAAGCACCGGGCGAGCCAACCGTGGTTGTTTCGCGATGCTTGA
- the asd gene encoding aspartate-semialdehyde dehydrogenase, whose translation MKRVGLIGWRGMVGSVLMQRMLEEQDFDLIEPVFFTTSNVGGQGPSVGKDIAPLKDAYNIEELKTLDVILTCQGGDYTSEVFPKLREAGWQGYWIDAASSLRMQDDAVIILDPVNRRVIDQQLDAGTKNYVGGNCTVSLMLMGLGGLFEAGLVEWMSAMTYQAASGAGAQNMRELIKQMGATHAAVADQLADPASAILDIDRRVAEAMRSEAYPTENFGVPLAGSLIPWIDKELPNGQSREEWKAQAETNKILGRFKSPIPVDGICVRIGAMRCHSQALTIKLNKDVPIADIEGLISQHNPWVKLVPNNRETSMQELSPTKVTGTLNVPVGRLRKLNMGTQYLGAFTVGDQLLWGAAEPLRRMLRILLER comes from the coding sequence ATGAAACGTGTAGGTCTGATCGGTTGGCGCGGTATGGTCGGTTCCGTGCTCATGCAGCGGATGCTGGAAGAGCAGGATTTCGATCTTATCGAGCCGGTGTTTTTCACCACTTCGAATGTGGGTGGCCAAGGGCCGTCCGTGGGCAAGGATATTGCCCCGCTCAAGGACGCCTACAACATTGAAGAGCTGAAGACCCTCGATGTCATTCTGACCTGCCAGGGTGGCGACTACACCAGCGAAGTCTTCCCCAAACTGCGCGAAGCCGGTTGGCAGGGCTACTGGATCGACGCGGCTTCCAGCCTGCGCATGCAAGACGATGCGGTGATTATCCTCGACCCGGTGAACCGTAGGGTCATCGACCAGCAGCTCGACGCCGGCACCAAGAACTACGTCGGCGGCAACTGCACCGTCAGCCTGATGCTGATGGGCCTGGGTGGCCTGTTCGAAGCCGGCCTGGTGGAGTGGATGAGCGCGATGACGTATCAGGCGGCCTCGGGCGCCGGCGCGCAGAACATGCGCGAACTGATCAAGCAGATGGGCGCGACCCACGCGGCTGTCGCCGATCAACTGGCGGATCCCGCCAGCGCCATCCTCGATATCGACCGCCGTGTGGCTGAAGCCATGCGCAGCGAAGCCTACCCGACCGAAAACTTCGGCGTGCCCTTGGCCGGTAGCCTGATCCCGTGGATCGACAAGGAACTGCCGAACGGCCAGAGCCGAGAAGAGTGGAAGGCCCAGGCTGAAACCAACAAGATCCTCGGTCGCTTCAAGAGCCCGATCCCAGTGGATGGCATCTGCGTGCGGATTGGCGCCATGCGTTGCCACAGCCAGGCGCTGACCATCAAGCTCAACAAAGATGTGCCGATCGCCGATATCGAAGGGCTGATCAGCCAGCACAACCCGTGGGTCAAGCTGGTGCCGAACAACCGCGAAACCAGCATGCAGGAGCTGAGCCCGACCAAGGTTACCGGGACCCTGAATGTGCCGGTGGGCCGTCTGCGCAAACTGAATATGGGCACCCAGTACCTGGGCGCCTTCACCGTTGGCGACCAACTGCTGTGGGGCGCCGCTGAACCGCTGCGTCGCATGCTGCGGATTCTGCTCGAGCGTTGA